One segment of Herpetosiphonaceae bacterium DNA contains the following:
- the ilvN gene encoding acetolactate synthase small subunit: MKHTLVALMQDHPGVLNRVASLFRRRGFNIESLTVGHTETSGVSRMTIVVDGSQTSVEQVIKQLYRLIEVLKVSDVTADPNVARELVLLKVHAPPSRRAELNSLADVFGAKIVDVAHDSLIFELSAGADKVESFIELVRPFGIREMVRTGRVAMVRGGGAHGAEAYVRAA, translated from the coding sequence ATGAAACATACACTTGTCGCACTGATGCAAGATCATCCCGGCGTTCTGAACCGGGTGGCAAGTCTCTTCCGGCGGCGCGGCTTCAACATCGAGAGCCTGACCGTCGGCCATACCGAAACGTCCGGCGTCTCGCGCATGACGATCGTCGTGGACGGCAGCCAGACCAGCGTGGAGCAGGTGATCAAGCAGCTCTACCGCCTGATCGAGGTGCTCAAGGTCAGCGATGTCACCGCCGACCCGAATGTCGCCCGCGAGCTGGTGCTGCTCAAGGTCCACGCGCCGCCCAGCCGTCGCGCCGAGCTGAACAGCCTGGCCGATGTCTTCGGCGCCAAGATCGTCGATGTCGCGCACGACTCGCTGATCTTCGAGCTGAGCGCCGGAGCGGACAAAGTGGAGTCGTTCATCGAGCTGGTGCGTCCGTTCGGCATCCGTGAGATGGTCCGCACCGGGCGGGTGGCGATGGTGCGGGGCGGCGGCGCGCATGGCGCTGAGGCGTACGTTCGGGCGGCGTAG